TAGAGAGTAAGCAGAGTTGATATCATCTTTAGCCTCAGGCAATGGCTCTTGAGAAGTCTCGTGCACAGACAACAAATCGAGCTGTGAGCCATCTCTCTTGTCAAAGAACAGTTTGTTGCCAACACGCTGGATAACAATATCCCAAGAGTAAACAGATCGAGGAGCACACATAAGAGCTGCTAATATAGCATCAGTAGCGAAAACAGTAGCTTTGTCTTCCTTAGCTAGACGCCTAATCACAGGATCATCACTAGTAGTGACTTTGAAGAAGTTCCTGTTCTTGAAACGCTCGAGTCTACGTTCGTTCTTGGGCGTTATGCGATCATTAACGCGGTTGTAGTACTCAAGGCCACCACAGAGAAGGAGATCTTCTGGCTCTTGAACAGTGAACGAGAGCTTCGAGAACGTCGAGAAAGGGATCTGATCAAGCATGTTCCACTCCGGCTGAATATCAACGGATGATTTGAAAGCGGCGGCTTCACGGCGCTGGTGATGGATGTTGTTGCGGTTGAGATTGTAGAGACGATCACGGCGAGCTCGCTCCTTCTCAGCATCACGCTTCTTAGCTTCGACTTCTTCATCTCTCCGCTGAGGAAGCTGATTCCGATTGTGGTGAGGATTGAAACGCCACTTAGGTCCGAATTTAGGACGCGGCGGTGGTTTGCCGTCGACGAGACGGAAAGCTGCGTCTTCATCGGGATTTCCACCGGAGGAAGCGAGACCGAATCCTTCGTCAATAGCAAAAGCGGAGAAATCGAAAACTGCAGACGGATCTGATTTGGATCCGGTGGGAGGACGAGCTGAGGGGTTAGAGAGATTGCGAGTCCAATCAGCTACACGGCCGAGCTTATCGGAACGGGAGAAGGAAGCGAAAGGAACGTTGGGGAGGAGATTTGCGGCGGCAACACTGGTGGATGAGGCAGAGGAGGAAACGTCGGAAGCGTCTGGAGGTCCCCAGCCATCGAAATTGAAAGGAACGGCGACGAATTCGAAAGCTTCGgcgaccattttttttttttggggagaaGATAGTGTTGCAGCTGCGTGTGGAGAAAgcggaaaccctaattcttTAGACTACGAAGGAGAGagaatgtagaagaaaaaaaacgtgTTTTGNTGCGAGTCCAATCAGCTACACGGCCGAGCTTATCGGAACGGGAGAAGGAAGCGAAAGGAACGTTGGGGAGGAGATTTGCGGCGGCAACACTGGTGGATGAGGCGGAGGAGGAAACGTCGGAAGCGTCTGGAGGTCCCCAGCCATCGAAATTGAAAGGAACGGCGACGAATTCGAAAGCTTCGgcgaccattttttttttttcttgggagAAGATAGTGTTGCAGCTGCGTgcggaaaccctaattcttTAGACTACGATTGAGAGAGAATGTACAAAAAAACGTATTTTGTTCATATTTGGGCTTTATGGGCTTTTAATGAATATTTGTTGGGCCATATTTTAACAGCCCATATGTAAAATCCAATCATATTTATCATcaatgaacaaataaaatattttgatccCACTAAAttctgaaataataaaaatcattttatcaGAATTTAGTTTAAATGgtataatttttggttattttgttaattataatacaaaaatgtGTATAAATATGATTGGATTTTTGGTTGATCTTGGTGATGAGGATAATAATGTACGGTCAAATGTAATTGTCAAAGTCTCAAAGATAAAATGATTACTTgtatagttgtatatatattaatttgaaaatttcttCAAATGATAATGTATCATACTTCatacgaaaaaacaaaaaatatggtcggttaatttttcattatttgatggctatttttaaaaatattaaaaaatttgttacatTCTTAGCAGATTTTAATGATTAGGCTAAAATTCTCGTTCATGTAATTGttctcaattttcttttttttttttgttcttaaaaatTTATCCTATATTTCACAGCTGTTAGTagagataaaatataattatgctCACAATAAAACATCACTTTCACAGCACGTGATACAATTCAAGAAAAGGAGTCTGACATCAAatacaaaatcaagaaaaggaacaagaacattttacacctttttttcttggaacaagaaaattatattaattaattaacactGTTCACAAATTTCTCCAGTCTTTCAGGAATTTGACTCCTAGCTCCGTAATCACACTCTTCCACCTATAGATAtgtacattaaaatatatattaacaaatttcattcacaaaaaaacatcatgGACATAAATGGATATTACGAGGAATCAACTAGTGCAAACTTATAATCAAATGGGACCGatgtacagttttttttttcttagcatTTTGAGTGCATTTTATATGTTATacaaactttataatatatcCAGGTGACGGAACTTTAATCCCATTCCCACTGTGTTTATACAATCTTCTGGACTACACGTAATATTCTAACATAATAGacttagtagtagtagtagcaaaATTTGAGATTGCTATattctaagtaaaaaaaatgtgtcCTTGGATGTTATACCTTGCAATGAAGAGTGTGGAAGACGGCATCCTCAACAATGGAGTATCCAGCATGTGTGATCTCAGCTCCTAGTTCCTCAGTGAGAACACGAACGATCTCACAGAACATAAACTTGTGTTCCAAGCTTGTCACGAGAAATATGTGAAAAATCGAACCGGATTCTTGAATCTCGATTCTAGGCAGCTTTCTAGGCACGGAGACGTCGACACTCGAAGAAACCAACGAAGATCCAGCGGAATTCAACTTCTCGGAATTTGCAGTCGCAACAAGTTtgcttttcctttctctctttttctccacGTTCACTTGTAGCTTCTTGATGTAGTTCGCAGCTTCATCTAGCTGATCAGGCAGTGTTAAAGGCTcctaacaacaaacaaactaaaagagTTTATATATAGTAAGATATAAGTACACATGGAATCAAAAAATTATGCATAAtatgaacaagaagaaagaaaccctagaagaatgATGGGGAAGAAGAGAGGTGAGTTCTGAGTAGAGAGATTTCATTTGCATCCTTCTATTTTTCTCAACTGTTTTGCGATCTACAGATCTTCTTGATTGAGCGGTGTTTGAATGGCTCGGCTCCATTATTTTTTCACATAGACAATGATGATAAAACTCAATATTAACCACGCTTATATAAAGAAGGAGGCTGGATGAAGTGACATCTTGATTCGcctaatgataattaacaatttAGTTAGTGAAAACGGCATTGTAAAGAacgaaatttatatatataccaaaatattatatagaagatAACAAAAGCAAGACAAAGTTAAAAAGGTAATTAgttctttaaataaaattcttGACTCATGTTATGGTCAATAGTACTGTTTTATGTATTCATATAGTTATAAGATTTAAGAATATCAAACTGGTAGTTACAATGAATCAACATTAGTTTGTAAGAGGCATGCGTTAAATTATTTATAGACAAAATCATTTTACGTCAAAACTCGTtagtcataactcataactcTCACATAATATTATAGTTTCATGCATCGTCAATCGATATTGGATATAAAACATGCCAATTAACTCTTACATGGTTTTTGGGTGCATATTTAAATCAGAAATTTGCTAGAACTATTGAACAAATAGTCTCTGTTCTCCAATTGCGTAGTTTTTGATCAATAATTTCACTCTGCTCTCAACTATATAGCGTTTGTTCGAACTTGGGGTTCGATAATATCACTCAATTCTCCAATTGGTTGGCTAATCATGTAATTACATTTACTTAGTATAGTTAAAGACATTAgcttaacaaattatttttctgaATTACATCCTTGGAAAATACTTAACATCGTTTTCTATAAATGCAAAAGGAGAAGGATAAAAGAAAAGGTTGTGAAATGGAGAGTGGTGGGGTGAGTATAGTCAACTTTTTCGCTAAGGCAATTGCGTGGATTTTGTTGAACCACTCGAACATAGTCGACATAAAGACATGCTCATAATCTTTAATTTGTTCCCATCACCAATTTGTAGATGAATCTTTATCACATTTCTCTATTATTATGTACACATACTACTACTAGATTAGATGTTTTATGTCGGATACAAactatgacatatatatatatatatacatatatacatatttcgGTTTTTCTAATAATGGTAAAAGGATAACTCATTTAAAACAATCATTATATAGATAGCGTAATGTTCTTAAATTTAATGCTATTAcaaataagaaggaaaaaaaaaactcttcttttaGCAATTATAAATTCTGAATTTGAAAGTAGGATTGTTGTAGTTTTAAATTGTTTGGGTTAGTTGTTGTCCTTTCTTTCAAACATCTCTACATATATTGGTTTTGCTTTTCATATTTCttcaacaaaaaaccaaatcaaatatgcTTTGATTAGTACTTCTTTCTTGTCCATTAGTTCATATTCCCACAAAAATCTAGAAGATTTGTCAAATTTGTAATGCAGTTGACAACAATCGGTTTTCAATACATTGTTGTGTAGTTGACATCTTATTCATGAGTTCCAATTATCCAATTACGAAATCACACTAGATCTTAGGATACCCATTATGTGTAGGCCATATATATAAAGTAGGTCGAATCACATTCTCAACatgtgaaaatattttcttattttcttattttcaaaatttgaaacttataatacaaaattttattagtCCATTAATATTATCTGTAAACCCTTAATAATACAATGCTTTTATAAAAGTATCATGCATGACATCATacatcaaaacatcaaaacatcaaaaatagCCCTCTAGCAAAACGCTTCTACCTAATTGCTTAGACTGCAAATCTTTCACATGTTTTGATTCCAACCACTCCATTGACGCGATCTGTCTCTCATCTTTCGTGCTCCATTCCGGTAAAACCTCAATCACTACTTTCTGCAACAGTTTCTGCTCGAATCCATCTCTCATAAGCACTGCAAGGTCTTTGATGTTCCCCCTCAAATCCAACAACACACTGCATAGTCCACGACGATAACAGTAATCTAAAATGGAATCCAAGTTTATCTTTTCCAATACCACGGTTTCAACCCCGCTACTGTTGATTCCAGATTCTGCAACCAATTCCTTTCCGGTGAACAGAACAACTTTTGGACCCGATTCTTCCACTGTGCtggaagaagaagcaaggatAGGAGACTGTAGTACATTGCTAGCTACTATGATTTGAATAGGTTGGATCGAAGCATTAGTATCTTCTTGCGAGGAAATGCTCGGGAGCTTATCAGAAAACGAGGACGAAAGTATTATAGCGTCATATTCCTGTAATAGCTTTGAGTAGTACCCACCAGTATCCGTATCCCCTTCCCCAATCTTGTCCACAAAACAACCATTCACAGATATAGAATACCTGCAAAGTTTCCAAAACTTACAAAAACAATCTATTGACTCGGTTTAGTTTCCACACTCAAGAGAGAAGCAATGAACTTTTACCTGAGGGCAAGAAAAGGCTTTCCTGTTAACATCCGATGGATGAATCCCTCATTCATCTTCTTGCATAACTCTTCTTCAACACCCATAGTGACATCAATACCAGCATCTTTCAAACGACTGATACCAGACGAAAACACGATTGGATTAGGATCAACCATCCCAATCACAACTCTTTTCACCTTAGCCTTAA
The sequence above is a segment of the Camelina sativa cultivar DH55 chromosome 10, Cs, whole genome shotgun sequence genome. Coding sequences within it:
- the LOC104718238 gene encoding eukaryotic translation initiation factor 3 subunit D-like, coding for MVAEAFEFVAVPFNFDGWGPPDASDVSSSASSTSVAAANLLPNVPFASFSRSDKLGRVADWTRNLSNPSARPPTGSKSDPSAVFDFSAFAIDEGFGLASSGGNPDEDAAFRLVDGKPPPRPKFGPKWRFNPHHNRNQLPQRRDEEVEAKKRDAEKERARRDRLYNLNRNNIHHQRREAAAFKSSVDIQPEWNMLDQIPFSTFSKLSFTVQEPEDLLLCGGLEYYNRVNDRITPKNERRLERFKNRNFFKVTTSDDPVIRRLAKEDKATVFATDAILAALMCAPRSVYSWDIVIQRVGNKLFFDKRDGSQLDLLSVHETSQEPLPEAKDDINSAYSLGVEAAYINQNFSQQVLVRDGKKETFDEANPFANEGEEIASVAYRYRRWKLDNDMHLVARCELQSVAELNNQRSFLTLNALNEFDPKYSGVDWRQKLETQRGAVLATELKNNGNKLAKWTAQALLANADMMKIGFVSRVHPRDHYNHVILSVLGYKPKDFAGQINLNTNNMWGIVKSIVDICMKLSEGKYVLVKDPSKPQVRIYEVPPDAFENDYVEEPLPEDEQVQPPEENTEGAEPSVAAAKETEDKKADEAQA
- the LOC104718240 gene encoding transcription factor bHLH36-like; the encoded protein is MEPSHSNTAQSRRSVDRKTVEKNRRMQMKSLYSELTSLLPHHSSREPLTLPDQLDEAANYIKKLQVNVEKKRERKSKLVATANSEKLNSAGSSLVSSSVDVSVPRKLPRIEIQESGSIFHIFLVTSLEHKFMFCEIVRVLTEELGAEITHAGYSIVEDAVFHTLHCKVEECDYGARSQIPERLEKFVNSVN
- the LOC104718241 gene encoding LOW QUALITY PROTEIN: riboflavin biosynthesis protein PYRD, chloroplastic-like (The sequence of the model RefSeq protein was modified relative to this genomic sequence to represent the inferred CDS: deleted 1 base in 1 codon), with amino-acid sequence MQITCHLPISIPSINPRTSIPVLSLSSNPRLISNLTSIQNPKHGFKIPHKSQTGFSKPCFVLAAMRSEDGVAVVVDDAFYMRKSVELANRAIGCTSPNPMVGCVIVKDGAVVGEGFHPKAGQPHAEVFALRDAGDLAENATAYVSLEPCNHYGRTPPCTEALIKAKVKRVVIGMVDPNPIVFSSGISRLKDAGIDVTMGVEEELCKKMNEGFIHRMLTGKPFLALRYSISVNGCFVDKIGEGDTDTGGYYSKLLQEYDAIILSSSFSDKLPSISSQEDTNASIQPIQIIVASNVLQSPILASSSSTVEESGPKVVLFTGKELVAESGINSSGVETVVLEKINLDSILDYCYRRGLCSVLLDLRGNIKDLAVLMRDGFEQKLLQKVVIEVLPEWSTKDERQIASMEWLESKHVKDLQSKQLGRSVLLEGYF